Part of the Nothobranchius furzeri strain GRZ-AD chromosome 2, NfurGRZ-RIMD1, whole genome shotgun sequence genome, gatggaagaCAACTTTGGACATATTTCAGCTGATTGCTGTTAATGTTTTGGGAAATTTCATTATATCTTAATATATTAACACTTGGTTTTActgatgtaaaataaataaataaataaaaatgaacaattaCAAAATATTGCTACTGGATCAGCTTTGGAATGGTTGGTCTGTTCTTTATTCAACATTTTACTACGTTATTTCTAACTTGTTTTATCATGTAGCCTTAAAggtgactgacacacacacacatgttcatgaAACCGTACAGCTCCCATATGGTGAAACTCTCAAAGCTGTGATTCACTCCTACAGTGACTTCACCCAGAGTGCGCAAAAGCTCATGGTTTATTCCACAGATACTCTGGTTTAACCTTCTGTGATGGCTGACGTCATGGTGGTGCATTAAAGCGCGTGCGTGTCAGACAGAATTACACAAAATTGCAGTGATGGACTGCCTCAAGGCTTCAGTTGCTGCTTTTCATCTTCCCTGCAGAAAAACACAGATAAATTTCCGATTGTTAACAAATTAACTTTGATTATAGATTTGATTTATTGTTATGATGAAAAAAACGTATGTAAGTCATGCAATCAATTTATTATTTTAGAATATTCCAGCACATTAATTAAATATGTTAAATATATTATTCTTTAAAAAGTGGCTTTAATAGTCACATAATTGTTTTGAATGTAACTGTGTTGCATTTAGGCAAAGCTCGGAAATTCTATGCACCCCTTCTAGATGGGGTGGTGTCtgtgtttttttcccttaaaaatgTTTATCATAtttataaaaatcaataaaaagttaataaaaataaaatataaaaacacaattatataATGTTCTTAATGTCACTTCAGTTTGCAACATATCTGAGCCACCTTACGACAAAATAAAAACACCTCACGATACCGCAAAATAAGGTTTGGGCGTTTTGTTGCCATAGAAACGGGTGAACGTTATCCTCGTTGGttttttcctttttcattttGAAACCGCAAAACGCTTTCATGTGAGTATTAAACTCCTAAATGttgctttgtttatttttatttccacTTTAAATGTGTTTTAGACAGTAGTGAGCTGACCCCATTAAGCTAACAGttgttttaaaaagtaaaaaaaaaaatacttagaccGTGGTTTTTGACTCGTAGCAAACGTTAGCTAGCAAATGATTCTACTTCCAGTTGTGTCGCTTATCAGACTGACTTTTTGGTGAACAGGTCAGGAAATCTTGTCACCGAACAGACGATTAAGTTAGCTAGTTGAGCTACAGGTAATTCACTGTGTTTTTCTTCACCAGAACCTGAAGCAGCCACAGAAAGATGAGCAGGAGGATCATTGCAGAAGACACAGACTGGCTTGTGCAGGTCACAGACCCGCTCAGGTTGTCCCACAAATGTCTGCAATGCATAGTGGAAAATTTCGAAGGTATTTtgtttgtaataataataataataattagcacACACAAGATGATTTTCTATGACGTTTATGGCTTAaacttgttttctttttattgttattattctttCAGTTGCTGCAGACGAACAGATTTTTACAAAAGTCACACCTTTCCAAAAACGTTACATCCTGGAGCGACTGTCCGTGAGTCTTCCTCTTCATGTCACTTCCAAACTGGTCCCTGATGGTGTTTACTGGGAAAAATGCTGCAAGCACAGGTGGTACGTCTGTGACGTGACTGATTATGACAACAGCTGGAAACAGATGTACATCGAGAGACACTTGGGTAGTGTGATTGAACTTTTCATCCCAGGTGTGACAGAACCAAAGACAGTTCTAGAAATAATCCCGTTTTGTGATAACTTTGTGAAGAAGCTGAGCGTCTCACAGCTGCTGCCACCTTTAAAGGAGCCTCAGGTGGAGGTGAATGTGGAAGAGCTGTCGCTTGATGAGCCTTGCATGGACCACTTTGACTTTGGCCTTGTGCTTGACAAGCTGACAAACTTGGAGGAGCTTCACGTGGTTTACAGAATCAAACAATGTGGGCTGAACTTTGAACGGAAGATGCAGGAGATGACTGATGGAGACTGTATATCCCTCGCCAATGCAGTCAAATCATCAAAAACCCTGAAGGTAAATATTGATCCTTCTCCCTACGATGCAGTTCTTTTTTAGGTCCTCATCCTTGCATGGGAAGGAGGATGGGTATGCACTTCTCTGTTATTTTTTAAAAACTGTCTGTGAGTAATGATTGCAGCATTTATGGAGCAGGAAAATCAACTTCTTGTGCTTTCTGGTTGAAttttaaaagaaaacacatttgAGGGGATATGAGGGTCTCAAAAAGCCTTGTTTATGTTTATAATTCATTATTCTATATGTGCATTTATATACTGAAAAACTCGTATTAATACTTTCTAGTTGCAAAACTCAGGAAATGCCATACTTAGATGAATAAGCTACATATTTTTCAACAAGCTAATACTTCTCCAGGTGCTGAGGCTCCCTGTAAGCTGTATCAATGATGAAAAGTGCTGCATGCTGATGTACCACCTTATGGACTTCCCCATCCTGAGGGAACTTGACTTATCTCACAACATGATTGGAAAGATCGGAGGCTGTGCCATCGCCAAGCTGCTCATCAGGAGTAAACTGGAGGTCCTCAAAATGTACAACAACAGAATCGGCGATGTGGGATCCAGCGCTATAGctgaggctttgtccaagaacccTCCTCTTTCGTCCCTCGACCTGCGTATGAACGAAGTGGGAGACAAAGGAGGTGAGGCCATTTTCAAAGCTCTGCAGAAAAACAACGTTCTGCTTCGCCTGCACATGGGAAGCAATGGGTTAACCTCGGCCACAGTTCCCGTTCTGTCTGACATGCTGAAGAAGAATGAAACTCTGAGCAGTCTCGATTTATCTGGCAACAAGCTCGATGAGGTAAGTTGTTCAATATTTCATTGAATTTCCACCTAAACAATCGTTTCACAACTCCCAGGGTTTTTATTTAAACTTGATTTGAATTCCGTTCAAAAAGGGATAATTCAGCTATTTGGAAGGGAGTTACCAATGTACATTGTTGCTGTCTTAAAACGCCTCCAATCTACAAAAGTTCATTAGTTTTATTCaacatgcatttttttttacatggAATTCTATTATTTACAAGAGTAAAAATCACCAGCAATGTCCAGTGCATCCAGAGATCACTTTTAGGTATTTTTAGACATGAAGAAAGTGTGTGAAAATGAGCAGAGTTAAGTGTTTTCCCTGGAGAGACAAATCCGAGTCTGAATCTTTTTCAAGCTCTCTTCTTTTACTGGAAAACGCACGGAGGATCAAAAGTCAGCCACACAGCAGAAACATAATATGCAGCACCATCAGTATCTCTGACCCTGGTCTGGTCCTCGCAAAAATAGAAACGGCTTTTCAGGCAAAACACCAATGACGACGGCCACGAGCAGTTTCAGGATCATCCGACTGGAGGACATACCAGATTTATTCCCTTTGTGTTTTTCAGGGTGGAATTTTAGGTTTGAAGACAACGATGTTCAGAAACAAGATACAGAAAGAACTAGAATTGGCGGGTCAGAGAAAGGAATGAGAGACACGCCGTCCTCCTCCACCGTCATCAACTCCGTCTCAAACCTGAAGGTCAAGGAAATATTCAAAGTGTTCAGAACTCTTAACTTTGAAATTAATTTAATTTTATGAGTAGATTTTTGCAGAATGTTGGGAGAAAATGTATGTTTCTTCTTTCAATAATTTCAAAGTTCCAAGTTTTTCACCGTTAATGTGTGTTACAGTATGTTTCTTCTTTCAATAATTTCAAAGTTCCAAGTTTTTCACCGTTAATGTGTGTTACATCAGCAAACTTTACCACAGGTTTGGCAAGATAAAACATTTTTTGCAAGCTtttgaataaaaaatgttttttaatcaACACAGTTTTCCTCTTTATAGGTTTATAGGATAATACATATTTCATATGTGATGTTTCATTAGAGAATCCATTCGTAAATTTAGAAAGATGGAGCATTTCTTTGAATGATCATTTCTTTTTATTGAATAGAAttactttaaagggatactatgcaactttttaatatttttaaatcatttccttAAGCCAGTATGTcgaaaaatgaccctttactgggttaatgaaatgttactAAGACCACACCGCCCCTTCTGTGGCCAGAACACcagacttgcaacttcagagttgccagtcCGCTTCCTGCTGGTGGAGAAAGCCGTGGAGTGGAGCTGGAGTCTgcctccagcacgtttcctgaatgtttttagatcgtgaacacagctgatgtgtttgatttagtgatgaactgctcctgtagacactaatgaaggctgaggagacatttcagctgttagatgagggcgttaaaaagacaaacacacagggaGGACATAAGTTTAATTTTCTGTTTAACCACAGTGAATTAATGTtggacactaggaggtgctaaaaacaaacaaaactgcctagtatccctttaatccaggttcattcattcattcagataTTTGATACTCAGTCCTCCCTAACATAAAGGCAGCATTGTGGTAGTACTGGAGTATATACAGACTTTATTAGTCGTACTCATGTCGTATTTTTCTAGTTTCTGGTATGTTTCCTTGCTGTAACTGAAGAAAATCCTGAATCAGaaaatcagaaaaagctttattgccagcgctccagcgaaccagagcataggaacttgactccgcagcacagcctgaccaaggttacacacacacatgtagacagaacagatacaggcagaccacgagagcagccatgacggcggtcatttcaatagatgaaaaggggattacatgaggataaattgggggaggagaaaaaaaggcacaccagagttactcccggcagggcgtagctttactatgcaaaaaaacgcctcaaacatataagcacgaacatcaacaattcacaacatgagacaccgagaggaaggcggttgggggggggggggggggggggggggggcgggatcCTGTTTctccagcgagagcagccctatggcgctcagcaactgtagccacaggtgggagggagatcttgggaggagcgcagagcacattgacacctgcaggttgatgacctcgccaggctgaagtccaccaatcatcgggggggtaggtcgggttttcacagcatctgtctgcattccttcgtggggggttgttgttggcattcacaaggctgccatggcatcagattcggataacaagacatcTCCACactgtccagtgaccctctccgagatgacatccattttgcgcactaataccggtatcgcagctagaacattgaccagcttacgattcacctcgagtaacgtcccagtctgtgaggtc contains:
- the tcte1 gene encoding dynein regulatory complex subunit 5, which codes for MSRRIIAEDTDWLVQVTDPLRLSHKCLQCIVENFEVAADEQIFTKVTPFQKRYILERLSVSLPLHVTSKLVPDGVYWEKCCKHRWYVCDVTDYDNSWKQMYIERHLGSVIELFIPGVTEPKTVLEIIPFCDNFVKKLSVSQLLPPLKEPQVEVNVEELSLDEPCMDHFDFGLVLDKLTNLEELHVVYRIKQCGLNFERKMQEMTDGDCISLANAVKSSKTLKVLRLPVSCINDEKCCMLMYHLMDFPILRELDLSHNMIGKIGGCAIAKLLIRSKLEVLKMYNNRIGDVGSSAIAEALSKNPPLSSLDLRMNEVGDKGGEAIFKALQKNNVLLRLHMGSNGLTSATVPVLSDMLKKNETLSSLDLSGNKLDEGGILGLKTTMFRNKIQKELELAGQRKE